The proteins below are encoded in one region of Flavobacterium nackdongense:
- a CDS encoding efflux RND transporter periplasmic adaptor subunit: MKNNIAIIILLFLGVVSCKKSDAEAPKETEAEKTTTAVVTFTDAQIKAIDLQLGDFENKNLTTNLKINGKLSLPPQYQAQVSILTGGVVKNIFVQEGEFVNAGKTLATIANTDVIQLQQDYLENNANLIYLEKEYQRQKELRDDNINAGKTYQQSQRELQIAQAKKETLKSKLAQLGINANNLSSKNIASNIAISAPISGYIQHINLSMGKFADANATLFEIIDNRFLHLDLKVFEKDIHKIKIGQEITFSDANDVSHSHPAKIYAINKAFEPNEQAVIVHAKINETTETVLPGMYVEARVKIDNTNTKALPTEAIVNNGNDHFIFVATGKNTFQEIKVNIGASDLGYTEVKAIDKIPANAKVVIKGAYYLLSELTKGSGEE; this comes from the coding sequence ATGAAAAATAATATAGCAATCATAATCCTTTTGTTTTTGGGCGTAGTTTCTTGTAAAAAGAGCGATGCTGAAGCACCAAAGGAAACCGAAGCCGAAAAAACTACAACAGCAGTAGTAACGTTTACCGATGCACAAATAAAAGCCATCGATTTGCAGTTGGGCGATTTTGAAAATAAAAACCTAACGACAAATTTAAAGATAAACGGAAAACTATCATTGCCACCACAATATCAAGCGCAAGTTAGTATCTTGACTGGAGGTGTTGTAAAAAACATTTTCGTGCAAGAGGGCGAATTTGTTAATGCAGGAAAGACTTTGGCAACAATCGCCAATACTGATGTGATACAATTGCAACAGGATTATTTAGAGAACAACGCCAATCTTATCTATTTAGAAAAAGAATATCAACGCCAAAAAGAGTTGCGTGATGATAATATCAATGCAGGGAAAACCTATCAACAATCGCAAAGAGAATTGCAAATTGCGCAAGCCAAAAAGGAAACCTTAAAATCTAAATTGGCTCAATTAGGAATTAATGCCAATAATTTATCTTCTAAAAATATCGCTTCAAATATTGCCATTTCAGCACCGATAAGCGGTTACATTCAACACATCAATTTAAGTATGGGCAAATTTGCCGATGCTAACGCTACATTATTTGAAATCATTGACAACCGTTTTTTACATTTGGATTTAAAGGTTTTTGAAAAAGACATCCATAAAATCAAAATCGGGCAAGAAATAACGTTTAGTGATGCTAACGATGTTTCACATTCGCACCCAGCTAAAATTTACGCTATCAATAAAGCTTTTGAGCCGAACGAACAAGCTGTAATAGTTCACGCCAAAATAAACGAAACCACCGAAACCGTCTTGCCCGGAATGTATGTAGAAGCAAGAGTTAAAATCGACAATACTAATACAAAGGCACTGCCAACGGAGGCAATTGTAAATAATGGGAACGACCATTTTATATTTGTAGCAACTGGCAAAAATACTTTTCAGGAAATAAAAGTAAATATTGGAGCATCCGATTTGGGCTATACAGAAGTAAAAGCAATCGATAAAATCCCTGCCAATGCTAAAGTAGTTATCAAAGGGGCGTATTATCTTTTATCAGAATTAACCAAAGGAAGCGGAGAAGAATAA
- a CDS encoding NAD-dependent malic enzyme encodes MKDNIGYSLMRDPRFNKGTAFTLEEREKYHLEGLLPDQIESIETQMLRIDNQLEQIEAPINKYIYLSNLLETNQTLFFNLVSNDPAKFLPLVYTPTVGEACEKFGHITRRVRGLHISIHQKDKIEKILRHWHEEDIRFTVVTDGGRILGLGDLGVCGLGIPIGKLALYTACAGVPPEHTLPIILDVGTNNEDFLKDPLYPGLKQKRITGQEYDEFIEAFVIAINKVFPKICIQWEDFKGVDAIRILNKFKNKVCTYNDDIQGTAAIATAGFISISRLMGKPFKDQKFLFFGAGAAAFGIADLLVQKFQKDGLSREEALEHIWMFDINGLLVSSRTDLAEYQIQFAHQGEPTNDLAAAVLQVKPTAIIGVSTVGGAFNQQVIENMSLVNERPIIFPYSNPTSHSECTAEQAYVWSKGKAIFASGSPFAPVIYEGKTFTPGQGNNVFIFPAMGLALFATEAKRVTDLMFITAAEAVAEQVTQKDFEMGLIYPSVKNILNVSVNVAIKIAEVIFESELAGVDKPTDIAAFVKTKMYVPNYKNITLDKFR; translated from the coding sequence ATGAAAGATAATATAGGCTATTCGTTGATGCGAGATCCCCGATTCAATAAAGGGACTGCTTTTACATTAGAAGAAAGAGAAAAATACCATTTAGAAGGTTTGCTGCCGGATCAAATTGAAAGTATCGAAACCCAAATGCTGCGGATTGATAATCAATTGGAGCAGATTGAAGCACCGATTAACAAATACATTTATTTGTCTAATTTATTAGAAACGAACCAAACCTTGTTTTTTAATTTGGTTAGTAATGATCCTGCGAAGTTTTTGCCCTTGGTGTATACGCCAACGGTGGGTGAAGCTTGTGAAAAATTTGGCCATATCACCAGAAGAGTCAGAGGTTTGCATATTTCAATTCATCAAAAGGATAAGATCGAAAAAATTCTTAGACATTGGCACGAAGAAGACATTCGTTTTACCGTTGTCACCGATGGCGGAAGAATTTTAGGATTAGGTGATTTGGGAGTCTGCGGATTGGGTATTCCCATCGGTAAATTGGCTTTATACACGGCTTGTGCAGGGGTTCCGCCAGAGCATACACTTCCTATCATTTTGGATGTAGGCACCAATAATGAAGATTTTCTAAAAGACCCGCTCTATCCTGGTTTGAAACAAAAGCGAATCACTGGGCAGGAATATGATGAATTTATCGAGGCTTTTGTAATCGCCATCAACAAAGTTTTTCCTAAGATTTGCATCCAATGGGAGGATTTCAAAGGGGTCGATGCCATTCGAATTTTGAATAAATTCAAAAATAAAGTTTGCACCTACAATGATGATATTCAAGGTACAGCGGCAATTGCGACCGCCGGATTTATTTCGATAAGCCGGTTGATGGGGAAACCCTTCAAGGATCAAAAATTCCTATTCTTTGGCGCAGGAGCTGCTGCTTTTGGTATTGCCGATTTGTTAGTTCAAAAATTCCAGAAAGACGGTTTGAGTAGGGAAGAAGCCTTAGAGCATATTTGGATGTTTGATATCAATGGACTTTTGGTGTCGTCAAGAACCGATTTGGCCGAGTATCAAATACAATTTGCACACCAGGGCGAACCTACTAATGATTTGGCCGCTGCCGTACTTCAAGTAAAACCAACAGCTATCATTGGAGTGAGCACCGTGGGAGGGGCATTCAATCAGCAAGTGATTGAAAATATGAGTTTGGTCAACGAACGACCTATTATTTTTCCGTATTCCAACCCGACTTCACATTCTGAATGTACTGCGGAACAAGCTTATGTTTGGAGCAAAGGTAAAGCCATTTTTGCCAGCGGAAGTCCATTTGCGCCTGTTATTTATGAAGGAAAAACATTTACTCCAGGACAAGGAAATAATGTGTTTATTTTTCCAGCTATGGGATTGGCACTTTTTGCCACCGAAGCGAAACGGGTTACCGATTTGATGTTCATCACTGCGGCCGAAGCGGTTGCTGAACAAGTTACCCAAAAGGATTTTGAAATGGGCTTGATTTATCCGAGTGTGAAAAACATTTTGAATGTTTCTGTCAATGTGGCCATAAAAATTGCCGAAGTTATTTTCGAAAGCGAGCTCGCAGGAGTCGATAAACCTACTGATATTGCCGCTTTTGTGAAAACTAAAATGTATGTGCCGAATTATAAAAATATCACTTTAGATAAATTTCGATAA
- a CDS encoding CusA/CzcA family heavy metal efflux RND transporter yields MINKIIKFSVNNKLITGVFLTIFVLFGIYSFTQLSVDALPDVTNNQVQVVTNTPNLATQEVEQFITYPLETEFKSLSEMVELRSTSRSGLSVITIVFKDNVPVNIARQRVDEKIKSATDNIPKQYGTPELLPPTTGLGEIFQYVLVPQKGYEKKYNLSELRTIQDWIVRRQLLGTVGVVDVSSFGGKLKQYEVSVKPERLSANNLTLIDVFDALQNNNENTGGSYIDKGPNIYFIRGEGLIQNLEDINNIVVKNNSGVPILIKDIAEVKFGFAPRYGAMTRNGKGETVGGVVLMQKGENAVRVIERVKEKMKSIEKSLPQGVKIDVFVDRTKLIEKTVSTVSTNLLEGALIVILVLVLFLGSLRAGLIVASVIPLAMLFAIIIMNIFGLSANLMSMGALDFGLIVDGAVIVVEATLHIFSKHYKSNILSQNQMDKEVIKSSSKIMSSAIFGQIIILIVYIPLFVLSGVEGKMFMPMAQTVSFAIVGALILSLTYVPWASSLFLDKKVSDKPNFTDRFINKLNNWYQPYLVKALERKFAVIGVAIFLFIASLFIFNSLGGEFIPELDEGDFAMNYTIRQGSSLPQSIEVGTQLEKLALTFPEVKEVVGKIGSSEIPTDPMPIESADLIMVMKDKKEWTTAHNKEDLAEKMNEKLSQIPGCNLSFEQPIQMRFNELIAGVKSDIAIKIFGDNLDKLFSEANKTVPIIKGIEGLTDIKVEQVTGMPQLVVKYNRNKIAQYGLNIADVNRILNTAYAGGTTGVVYEGEKKFDLVVRIPKNQNTDIDALKSLLIPTPRGNQIPLNEVAEITFKTAPSQISRENAERRIVIEANVRGRDVESVVLEIQQKLDAKLKLPEGYFITYGGQFQNLQEAKGRLQLAVPVALLLIFFLLFLSFRSLKEATIIFSAIPLASIGGIIALWVRGMNFSISAGVGFIALFGVAVLNGIVLISYYNQLKEEGEDNLLKRIYKGSSARLRPILATATVASLGFLPMALSTSAGAEVQKPLATVVIGGLLTSTLLTLFVLPVLYYLVMTPKKIKVNPKIATIVVLFFSCFSFNANAQTQTFTLQNALDLATKNYPTLQQATLQTQQQQALTKTATVLDPFNINSNLGQINSKLFDYNIGVAQGFKLSNKADRNLLNQNVAVAKSFEAVTKNELIKNVSNAYFNWLYNVQHYNLLLETDNIFADYEKYADKKFQVGETSKLEKINASLQRKELKMQLAEANSQVLFYLTELQKWTRTNESYQAPTKYDALPEINVSDSTLVKNHPVLQFLQQQIIAKELAIKSEKAKANPSFNLGVNTQSLDKENPFYYGSLGINIPLFRNGIKAKTQVAKLETEIAKKELEKSQQELATIYLQQFQLQKQYSEQLNFYKTEGLPMAETIVNSAQRLYKSGDIGYIEYTQNLKDANKIKTDYLIAMNNYNQTIINIQYLLNK; encoded by the coding sequence ATGATAAATAAAATCATTAAGTTTTCCGTAAACAACAAACTCATTACTGGTGTTTTCTTGACGATATTTGTTTTGTTTGGCATTTATTCTTTCACACAATTAAGTGTCGATGCGTTGCCCGATGTAACCAATAATCAAGTCCAAGTAGTTACAAATACTCCTAATTTGGCTACCCAAGAAGTGGAGCAGTTTATAACCTATCCGTTAGAAACTGAGTTCAAATCATTGTCCGAAATGGTCGAATTGCGGAGTACAAGCCGTTCGGGTTTGTCGGTAATTACGATTGTTTTCAAAGACAACGTTCCAGTTAATATTGCTCGTCAACGAGTAGATGAAAAAATAAAATCGGCTACCGATAATATTCCAAAACAATATGGAACACCCGAATTATTACCGCCAACAACAGGGCTTGGCGAAATCTTTCAATATGTTTTAGTCCCACAAAAAGGATATGAAAAAAAATACAACCTATCCGAATTAAGAACCATCCAAGATTGGATCGTGCGCCGTCAATTATTAGGAACAGTGGGCGTGGTCGATGTGAGCAGTTTTGGAGGTAAACTAAAACAATACGAAGTTTCAGTAAAACCCGAACGCCTTTCGGCTAATAATTTAACGCTTATTGATGTGTTTGATGCTTTGCAAAACAACAACGAAAACACAGGCGGAAGCTATATTGATAAAGGTCCAAATATCTATTTTATTCGTGGAGAAGGACTAATTCAAAACCTTGAAGACATCAATAATATTGTAGTCAAAAACAATTCAGGCGTTCCCATTTTAATAAAAGACATTGCCGAAGTTAAATTTGGTTTTGCACCTCGATACGGAGCAATGACAAGAAACGGAAAAGGCGAAACCGTTGGTGGCGTAGTTTTAATGCAAAAAGGAGAAAATGCAGTACGAGTTATTGAGCGAGTAAAGGAGAAAATGAAATCCATTGAAAAATCTTTGCCACAAGGCGTAAAAATTGATGTATTTGTAGATAGAACCAAACTAATTGAGAAAACTGTTAGTACAGTTTCAACCAATTTATTAGAGGGTGCATTAATCGTTATTTTAGTTCTTGTGTTATTTCTAGGAAGTTTAAGAGCAGGTTTAATTGTGGCTTCTGTCATTCCGTTGGCAATGCTTTTTGCCATAATCATAATGAATATTTTTGGATTGAGTGCCAATTTAATGAGTATGGGAGCATTAGATTTTGGGCTTATTGTTGACGGTGCTGTAATTGTGGTCGAAGCCACTTTGCATATTTTCTCAAAGCATTATAAAAGCAATATCCTTTCTCAAAATCAAATGGACAAGGAAGTAATCAAAAGTTCTTCAAAGATTATGAGTAGTGCCATATTTGGGCAAATCATTATCTTAATTGTTTACATTCCGTTGTTTGTTTTAAGCGGTGTTGAGGGTAAAATGTTTATGCCAATGGCACAAACTGTTAGTTTCGCCATCGTAGGAGCATTAATACTCTCACTTACTTATGTGCCTTGGGCTAGTAGTCTTTTTTTAGATAAGAAAGTTAGCGACAAACCCAATTTTACCGATAGGTTTATCAATAAACTAAACAATTGGTATCAGCCTTATTTGGTTAAAGCTTTAGAGAGAAAGTTTGCAGTTATTGGAGTTGCAATATTCTTATTTATTGCATCATTATTTATATTCAATTCATTAGGAGGAGAATTTATTCCCGAATTAGATGAGGGTGATTTTGCAATGAATTACACTATCCGACAAGGAAGCAGTTTGCCTCAAAGTATCGAGGTTGGTACACAATTAGAAAAACTAGCACTAACATTTCCAGAAGTTAAAGAAGTAGTTGGTAAAATTGGAAGTAGCGAAATTCCAACCGACCCAATGCCTATTGAAAGTGCTGATTTGATTATGGTAATGAAAGACAAAAAAGAATGGACTACGGCACACAACAAAGAAGATTTAGCCGAGAAAATGAACGAAAAATTAAGTCAAATTCCTGGTTGTAATTTATCATTTGAGCAACCTATTCAAATGCGTTTTAATGAGTTGATTGCAGGGGTAAAATCGGATATTGCTATAAAAATATTTGGCGATAATTTAGATAAATTGTTTTCAGAAGCCAATAAAACGGTTCCTATCATCAAAGGGATTGAGGGGTTAACTGATATAAAAGTAGAACAAGTAACGGGGATGCCTCAATTGGTGGTAAAATACAACCGAAATAAAATTGCTCAATATGGATTAAATATTGCCGATGTAAACCGAATTTTAAACACGGCTTATGCAGGTGGAACAACTGGCGTTGTATATGAGGGAGAGAAAAAATTTGATTTGGTCGTTCGTATTCCTAAAAACCAAAACACAGATATTGACGCTTTAAAATCATTATTAATTCCAACACCGAGAGGCAATCAAATTCCATTAAACGAAGTGGCAGAAATCACTTTTAAAACTGCACCATCACAAATAAGCCGTGAAAATGCAGAGCGTAGAATAGTGATTGAAGCCAACGTTCGTGGTCGTGATGTTGAAAGTGTAGTTTTAGAAATTCAACAAAAATTAGATGCCAAATTAAAATTACCTGAAGGCTATTTTATTACTTATGGTGGACAATTTCAAAACCTACAAGAGGCAAAAGGAAGATTGCAATTAGCTGTTCCTGTTGCGCTGTTGCTTATTTTCTTTTTACTCTTTTTGTCATTCCGTTCACTTAAAGAAGCTACCATTATTTTTTCAGCAATTCCTTTGGCATCCATTGGTGGAATTATTGCTTTGTGGGTTCGTGGAATGAATTTTAGCATATCAGCAGGAGTTGGCTTTATTGCGCTGTTTGGAGTAGCAGTTTTAAACGGAATCGTTTTAATAAGTTATTACAACCAACTAAAAGAAGAGGGCGAAGACAATCTTTTAAAACGTATTTACAAAGGCAGTAGTGCAAGGTTAAGACCAATTTTAGCAACAGCAACCGTCGCTTCTTTAGGCTTTTTACCAATGGCATTAAGCACGAGCGCAGGGGCAGAAGTACAAAAACCATTGGCGACTGTCGTTATTGGCGGTTTGCTAACTTCTACACTATTAACATTATTTGTTTTACCAGTTTTATATTATCTAGTTATGACACCAAAAAAGATAAAAGTAAATCCAAAAATCGCAACTATTGTTGTGCTGTTTTTTAGTTGTTTTTCTTTCAATGCCAATGCACAAACACAAACGTTCACTTTGCAAAATGCGTTGGATTTGGCAACCAAGAATTATCCAACGTTGCAACAAGCGACTTTGCAAACACAGCAACAACAAGCATTAACCAAAACGGCAACTGTTCTCGATCCTTTCAATATCAATAGTAATTTAGGACAAATAAACAGCAAGTTGTTTGATTATAATATTGGCGTAGCACAAGGTTTTAAACTATCAAACAAAGCCGATAGAAACCTATTAAATCAAAATGTAGCAGTAGCAAAATCCTTTGAAGCTGTTACAAAAAATGAGTTGATAAAAAACGTGTCAAATGCCTATTTCAATTGGCTTTACAATGTCCAACACTATAATTTATTGCTAGAAACGGATAACATTTTTGCCGATTATGAAAAATATGCGGATAAGAAATTTCAAGTAGGAGAAACGAGTAAATTGGAAAAAATAAACGCCTCATTGCAACGCAAAGAATTAAAAATGCAATTGGCAGAAGCTAATTCGCAAGTACTGTTTTATTTGACCGAATTACAAAAGTGGACACGAACCAATGAATCATACCAAGCACCAACGAAATACGATGCTTTACCCGAAATTAATGTAAGCGATAGTACATTGGTCAAAAACCATCCTGTTTTACAGTTTTTACAACAGCAAATTATAGCTAAAGAATTAGCAATAAAATCTGAAAAGGCAAAAGCCAATCCATCTTTCAATTTAGGCGTAAATACTCAAAGTTTAGACAAAGAGAATCCATTTTATTATGGTAGTTTGGGTATCAATATTCCTTTATTCAGAAACGGAATTAAAGCCAAAACACAAGTTGCTAAACTAGAAACCGAAATTGCTAAAAAGGAATTAGAAAAATCCCAACAGGAACTAGCAACTATTTATTTGCAACAATTCCAATTGCAAAAACAATATTCCGAGCAACTCAATTTCTACAAAACAGAGGGTTTGCCAATGGCAGAAACCATTGTAAATTCAGCACAACGGCTTTATAAATCGGGAGATATTGGCTATATAGAGTATACCCAAAACCTAAAAGATGCCAATAAAATAAAAACCGATTATTTGATTGCAATGAACAATTACAATCAAACGATAATCAACATTCAATATTTATTAAACAAATAA
- a CDS encoding DUF481 domain-containing protein: protein MRFNVMGGLLANQEKTITAATTSENLEAFVSAQFKWFKYRSPKIDITSGLNVFPSVTNMGRVRLEYDLAAKYELIKDFFLNVQFYENYDSQPSKNADPLNDWGIITSVGFTF, encoded by the coding sequence ATTCGCTTCAATGTAATGGGAGGGCTTTTGGCCAATCAAGAAAAAACAATTACCGCAGCAACGACGTCTGAAAATTTAGAAGCTTTTGTGAGTGCCCAATTCAAGTGGTTTAAATACCGTAGTCCAAAAATTGATATAACCTCAGGGCTTAATGTATTTCCCTCGGTTACGAATATGGGCCGCGTCAGACTTGAATATGATTTGGCAGCCAAATATGAACTTATCAAAGATTTTTTTCTGAATGTACAATTTTATGAAAACTACGATAGTCAGCCCTCAAAAAATGCCGATCCCTTGAACGATTGGGGGATTATAACCTCGGTTGGGTTTACTTTTTGA
- a CDS encoding DUF481 domain-containing protein, with product MHRNLFVCLAFICCCFLSVQAQKNDTIYLRNGDRITGELKKFQYGLLDFSTDAMKTISIEFDKINTIHTAKYFEIRMNSGEKFFGRLKKSEVMSTVNVITVTDTIPKRLWDIVLIIPIKSSFFQKIDGSVDLGLTFTKASNVFQYSLNTKVTHRTTFYSTQFKLESLETDDGSLKSKNNTIGLTVSHFLPHKWQSNISIQVQQNTQLDLDYRAQAGYAMGYDVS from the coding sequence ATGCACAGGAATTTATTCGTTTGTCTCGCTTTCATTTGTTGCTGCTTTCTGAGCGTTCAAGCCCAGAAAAACGACACTATTTATCTGCGTAATGGCGATAGAATCACGGGCGAGTTAAAGAAATTTCAGTATGGATTACTTGATTTCAGTACTGATGCGATGAAAACTATCAGTATTGAATTTGATAAAATAAATACCATTCATACGGCAAAATATTTTGAGATTCGGATGAATTCTGGTGAGAAGTTTTTTGGTCGTTTAAAAAAATCGGAGGTGATGTCCACCGTAAATGTGATAACTGTGACCGATACTATTCCGAAACGGCTGTGGGATATTGTATTAATTATTCCCATTAAAAGCAGCTTTTTTCAAAAAATTGATGGCTCTGTTGATTTAGGTTTGACCTTTACTAAAGCTAGTAATGTGTTTCAATATAGTTTAAATACGAAGGTAACCCATCGAACTACCTTTTATTCTACACAATTTAAACTCGAAAGTTTGGAGACTGACGATGGAAGCCTGAAGTCTAAAAATAATACGATTGGGTTGACGGTGAGTCATTTTTTACCACATAAATGGCAAAGCAATATTTCGATTCAAGTCCAACAAAATACGCAACTCGATTTGGACTATCGGGCGCAGGCCGGTTATGCAATGGGGTATGATGTGTCATGA
- a CDS encoding DUF2490 domain-containing protein, with the protein MKTNLLKILLVLFPAVLLAQTVKPKEINEQFQTWVSLNTVTKFSPHWGIAADVHLRTNDFFQDNNFFFLRGGLAYIPNSKFSFTAGYAHMWLAPKNPTWSTFSDENRIYQQVQMITKQGNVALLQRIRNEQRWQEIIVNDQETGENKFSNRVRYLLSATIPVFKNKKAPSLVLSDELLVQFGQDIVLNTFDQNRFFIGIKQSINPKLSFDFGYMNVYQQKSNGYQYDMNHTLRLFFYMSSSIAHAD; encoded by the coding sequence TTGAAAACAAATTTATTAAAAATCCTTTTGGTACTATTCCCCGCAGTACTATTAGCCCAAACCGTCAAACCAAAAGAAATCAATGAACAGTTTCAAACCTGGGTTTCCCTGAATACAGTTACTAAATTTAGTCCACATTGGGGAATTGCTGCTGATGTTCATCTTAGAACCAATGATTTTTTTCAGGACAATAATTTTTTCTTTTTAAGAGGCGGACTTGCCTATATTCCGAATTCAAAATTTTCATTTACCGCTGGATACGCCCATATGTGGTTGGCACCAAAGAATCCTACCTGGAGTACTTTTTCGGATGAAAACAGAATCTATCAACAAGTTCAGATGATTACCAAACAAGGAAATGTTGCATTGCTTCAACGGATTCGAAATGAACAGCGCTGGCAAGAAATCATAGTCAATGACCAGGAAACAGGCGAAAATAAATTTTCGAATCGTGTACGGTATTTGTTAAGTGCCACCATTCCTGTATTCAAAAATAAAAAAGCGCCTTCGTTAGTTCTTTCAGATGAACTGTTGGTTCAATTTGGGCAGGATATCGTTCTGAATACTTTTGATCAAAATCGTTTTTTTATTGGAATTAAACAATCTATCAATCCTAAATTGAGTTTCGATTTTGGGTATATGAATGTGTATCAACAAAAGTCGAATGGGTATCAGTACGATATGAATCATACTTTGCGATTGTTCTTTTATATGAGTTCCAGTATCGCTCACGCAGATTAA
- a CDS encoding sulfatase-like hydrolase/transferase, which translates to MTTKNQLWPSLLFILFFISAPSLWSQQNKKPNLLFIMTDQQRFDAMSIAGNKVLKTPNLDRLAKQGARFKNAYTPCAVCAPARTSILTGTTVENNGMRTNEYAYSYKKEGLMTMPTFDEILTQKGYHCEYFGKWHTQSSNARIYKNPLKTNAAGKSVFGPEGSLLIYEDFLNEKSPNRPLKTGELYDTYTNRPYKTDPLDKFHGKTDADVKQSKRKIIQPDLHGELLIDKEYTVTAFQAKQTIDALERLKDSTFSITCSFHFPHAPMLPTKPYSTMYPASKMVAPFSIADKMENTPYQKANGRHEHTEYADPEKIKYMISSYYGLIKEVDDWVGKILDKVDALGLADNTLVIFTSDHGEMLGAHGMREKNVFYEESAHIPLLIRFPNQIKKNTLVNGYVSNVDLFATIFDYLKADKQKSDGTSLRGLIEGTDTQNGKYVVQEWDYRGDTEPNYMIVKDGWKLIIPYSETSKVINVLYDLNTDPHEMNNLLGSNPDKQKYADKAEDLRKTLVEWLIKNKSSHIEGVQKRKLI; encoded by the coding sequence ATGACAACAAAAAATCAACTTTGGCCTTCGCTACTTTTCATTTTATTTTTCATTAGCGCCCCGAGTCTTTGGTCTCAGCAAAACAAAAAACCGAACTTATTGTTCATTATGACCGATCAGCAACGTTTTGATGCGATGAGCATTGCTGGAAATAAAGTATTGAAAACGCCCAATTTAGACCGCTTGGCCAAACAAGGTGCTCGATTCAAAAATGCCTACACTCCTTGCGCCGTTTGTGCACCGGCAAGAACGTCGATACTCACAGGCACCACTGTGGAAAATAACGGAATGAGAACCAATGAATATGCCTATAGTTACAAGAAAGAAGGCTTGATGACAATGCCTACTTTCGATGAAATCCTAACCCAAAAAGGCTACCATTGCGAATATTTTGGAAAATGGCATACGCAAAGCTCGAATGCCCGTATTTATAAAAACCCTTTAAAAACAAATGCAGCAGGAAAATCAGTTTTCGGACCAGAAGGATCCTTATTGATTTACGAAGATTTCTTAAATGAAAAGTCTCCCAATAGACCATTAAAAACGGGAGAATTATACGACACGTACACCAATAGACCTTATAAAACCGATCCTTTGGATAAATTTCACGGCAAAACCGATGCCGATGTAAAACAAAGCAAGAGAAAAATAATCCAACCTGATTTGCACGGTGAATTATTGATCGACAAAGAATATACTGTTACGGCCTTTCAAGCCAAACAAACCATTGATGCCCTGGAGCGACTCAAAGATTCCACCTTTAGTATTACGTGTTCCTTTCATTTTCCGCACGCGCCGATGCTGCCTACCAAACCCTATTCAACGATGTATCCCGCGAGTAAAATGGTAGCCCCTTTCAGCATTGCGGACAAGATGGAAAACACACCTTACCAGAAAGCAAATGGTCGTCACGAACATACCGAATATGCCGATCCTGAAAAAATCAAATATATGATTTCGAGTTACTATGGCCTTATTAAAGAAGTCGATGACTGGGTGGGTAAAATTTTAGACAAAGTCGATGCGTTGGGTCTGGCCGATAATACATTGGTGATTTTTACCAGTGATCACGGCGAAATGCTCGGAGCCCACGGAATGCGCGAAAAAAATGTTTTTTATGAAGAATCGGCGCATATCCCATTGCTGATCCGTTTTCCAAATCAAATAAAAAAGAATACCCTAGTCAACGGCTATGTCTCGAATGTAGATTTATTTGCTACCATTTTTGATTATTTGAAAGCCGATAAACAAAAATCTGACGGCACAAGCCTTCGAGGATTAATAGAAGGTACTGATACTCAAAACGGCAAATATGTGGTACAGGAATGGGATTATCGCGGCGATACAGAACCCAATTATATGATTGTAAAGGACGGCTGGAAATTGATTATTCCCTATTCTGAAACCTCCAAAGTCATCAATGTTTTGTACGACCTCAACACCGACCCGCACGAAATGAACAATCTTTTGGGTTCGAATCCAGACAAACAAAAATATGCCGACAAAGCCGAAGACCTCCGCAAAACCCTTGTCGAATGGTTGATTAAAAATAAATCCTCGCATATCGAAGGAGTTCAAAAGAGAAAATTAATTTAA
- a CDS encoding DUF6660 family protein, whose amino-acid sequence MKIFTFILSLYLMALSCLPCADVEVNSLAHSASTVAANHENHSDQNSFDLCAPFCVCNCCGQHILNYNQEITFEFRKIPTEITTQIPTYKSILASNFFGSIWQPPQIA is encoded by the coding sequence GTGAAAATTTTTACCTTCATATTATCTTTATATCTTATGGCACTTTCGTGTTTGCCGTGTGCAGATGTGGAAGTGAATAGCTTGGCACATTCTGCATCCACAGTTGCAGCAAACCACGAAAATCATTCGGACCAAAACAGTTTCGATTTATGTGCCCCTTTTTGTGTTTGTAATTGTTGTGGGCAACATATTTTAAATTACAATCAAGAAATTACATTTGAGTTTAGAAAAATCCCAACAGAAATAACTACTCAAATTCCTACCTACAAATCAATTCTGGCTTCCAATTTCTTCGGGAGTATTTGGCAACCACCTCAAATAGCATAA